The segment CGAACCAAACAAAATTTATGTCAAACTAAGTAACGACGGAACCTGAGCGCTTTGCTTAATAGAATAAATTTAATTTTTAAAAGCCAAAAGATTAGAGGCATAAAATGGAAATAAGAAAGGCCAAAATAGGCGACGTGCCAGAGATGCAAAGATTGATTAACTTTTTTGCTGAGCAAGGTGACCTTCTCCCTAGATCGCTCAATCAGCTCTATGAAAATATCCGAGACTTTTTTGTTCTTGAAGAAGACGGGCAGATTATGGGTACTTGTGCACTCCATGTCAACTGGGAGGATTTAGCGGAAGTAAAGTCGCTTACTGTTGACAAGGAGGTTCAAGGAAGAGGATTTGGCAAAGAGCTTGTTCAAGCCTGCCTGAATGAAGCTAGGGAATTGGGTATATCTCGTGTCTTTGCATTGACCTTCAGGCCCGAGTTTTTTATAAAACTCGGCTTCCACATAATTGATAAATCCGAGTTGCCACATAAAGTTTGGAACGAATGTATCAATTGCGTGAAATTTCCAAATTGCGGCGAGGTAGCGGTAATTTACGAATTCGCAGAAAGCTAGCAGATAGAAGCAAGGTATGGCAAAGAATAAAGACGCCTTCTGCATAGAGATGAAGTGTGCGCGGAATCTATCCTCAGGTTTGGCTAGCGACTAAAGGAGTGCGGTGCTGAAGTAGCGCTCAGCTCTATCGGGAAGCACTGTTGCAATATTTCCTTTTATCTTTTTCGCCAATTTTCTTGCCGCCCAGACATTAGCACCCGAAGAGATACCTACAAGAAGTCCGAAATCGCGGCTTAGCTCCCTTGTGGTTTCAATAGCGTCATCGTCGCTAACTTCTACGACTTCGTCTATCAAAGAAACGTCGAGCACACCTGGAATAAACCCATCGCCGATGCCTTGTATTTGATGAAGGCCTGGTTCATGGCCAAGGAGCGCCGACACGTTTTTCGGCTCAACAGCAACAATACGCACATCCGGCTTGTGTTCTCTTAGAAACTTACCGACGCCTTGGAGTGTTCCGCCGCTCCCAACGCCTGCAACGAAGCAGGCGATGTCGCCGCTCATCTGCCTCCAGAGCTCACGCGCTGTTTCTTCGTAATGTACGCGGGGGTTATCGGGATTTTCAAACTGCTGGGGTACATATATCCTCGGGTCTTCTGCTGCTAGCTGTTCAACCCGACGAACCGCGCCTGCAATGCCCTCATTGTCTGGCGTTAAGATTAGCTCTGCGCCAAGAGCTTTGATGAGTTTTTTGCGTTCTTCGCTCATGCCTTCGGGCATAACAATCCGAACTTGATAGCCCTTAAGCCGGCCAACCAGCGCTATCCCTATGCCTGTGTTCCCGGAGGTTGGCTCCATAATAATCGAGTCAGGCTTCAGCTTACCATCGCGTTCGGCGCCTTCAATCATAGCAAGGGCAACGCGATCTTTTATGCTACCACCGGGGTTGAGGAACTCCGCCTTTGCGTATACATTCTCGCCCTTAAGCTGAATAAGCGGAGTATTGCCAATTAAATCAAGTATATTGTCGGTTTTCATGCTTGTTACCTGGCAAGCTCAGCAGTTACAATCATCTTACAACAGCATAGCATCGCAGTCAAGGTAAAATGGAATTCTCAATTATCAGCGTAGCATGGAAGTTTGAAAAAGAGAGGAAGGGTTGTAAAAGGCACATAATTTCAAGAAAGGAGCTTTGTCATAGAAGCTGAAGTACTTATTAAGTGTAAACAGTAGAATATCCAAAGTTGGTAGTTTTGCAGTAAGCTAGCCTTTTAGGTAAGCGAAATAGGATATATCAACCATGACAAATCGAGAACGAATGCTTGCAATCATTCAAGGACGAATGCCAGACCGCGTGCCATTTGTCCAGTATGACGGAATCGCTGCTCCCAATGAAGAGGTATGGGCGCTAGTCGGTCGAGAGAACATGGGAATACTTAGGTGGAGCAGTGTTCATTCTGCCTTTGCGCCAAATTGTCGCTTTGAAACAGAAAAGATTTGCATTGACGGAGTTCCCGGGGTTCGCACGTTTCTTATAACCCCCAAAGGCATGCTTTTTCAAGAGAAACTTATCGAACCTGTTTATGGCACAGGAGCGACGAAAAGGCACTTTATCCAAAAGAAGGACGATTACCTGATCCTTATGGCTTACCTTAAGGACCTGAAAGTCGCCGAAAACTTTGACCGATTTTATTGTGATGACAGAGAACTTGGTGACGACGGACTGCCGCACGTTTCACTCGGGCGTACGCCATTCCAAAGATTATGGATAGAATGGGTGTCGCTGGAAGACCTCTGCATTCATATTGCAGACTACCCAGCCTTAATAGCCGAGGTAATTTCGCTAATTGGTAGGCATTTGCGTGCTATATTCGAAATCGTGCGTCGAGCCCCAATGCCTTATGTTGTGTTTGGCGATAACATTACTGCGCCTGTAATCGGCGAACAGTACTTCCGCGAGTATTGTGTACCTTATTACCGCGAACTATCTGAAATGCTTTCAGATAGGAATATTCCTGTCTACGTTCACATGGATGGTGATTTGAAGCCACTATGGGATGCAATTGGAGAGTCGGGTATTTTAGGCATTGATTCTATGTCGCCACCACCAGATAACGATACAAGTGTTGCTCAAGCCGTTGCAATGTGGCCGAAAATGCGTTTGGGTGTGAACTTCCCGTCATCGGTTCACCTTGCATCGACTGAAACGATTCGTGCGACAGCGGAGAAGATTCTTGAAGAGGGAGGGCGCACTGGAAGGCTTCAAATCCAAATATCGGAAAATGTTCCTCCGGGTGTTTGGCGGAAGAGCTATCCGATAATCATCGATGTAATTCGCAATTATGGCTACTTTTAAGAAAAATGATTCTTGAAAAAATAATTGAAAAACTTAGAGCAGAAGGTGTGCACTTTAGAATCCATGAGCATGAACCTGTTTTAACAATGCAAGATGTTTTAGATAAACTGCCTTTTTCGAAAGATAGGCTCTTAAAAACCCTTGTATTCAAAGTTAAAGGTTCAGGCTGGATATTTGCGATTGTAAGAGCGAAAGATATGGTGGATTATCGTGCCCTAAGTCAGATTCTTGGTATCCCAAGGTCGGATATCAGATTTCCCACAATAGACGATATCAAGACCCAGCTTGGGTTGCAGGTTGGCGGTATTTGCCCCGTGCCCGTTCGCGACGACATTTTGGTTGTCTTCGATAGGCACATTCTTGATATCGACATCGTTTATTGCGGGGCTGGTCGAAACGACCGCACCCTTGAAATAAAGGCTAACGACATAGTCCGTGTTTGCAATGCGAGAATCGGCTGCATAAGCAAACATCCCTGAGTGCCAAAAGTTTGTAGCCACTTGGTGTATAGTTGACTAATATTACCCTCTATGTAAAAACCGCATGGTATTTTTTAAAAATACTCGTGGCAGAAATTAGCTGTTGACATCTTTATTACCTTGTGCTAGCATAAAAAAAATAGTATCGCTCGCTAGGGCGGTCGTTCCCCTGCATCCGGGATCCCATGGCCACCAACGATCGCTAGTAGTAGAGTGCAATTTTTCATGGGAGGGATGCAATGAAAGATTCACATCTTTCACCCCAGGTAATTTTGTTCCTCGTAGTTTTGGGTTGCTTTTGCATTGTAGCAAGCACCTACGCCGGACCTGTGGCCTATATTGACGCCTCTGGGACTATCACTGTTCTCAATCACCCAAGGGCTGTAGATGTGGTCTCGGCACTGTCTCTCTTATCGTCGCCGCCTCCGGGCACTCAAGCTGCATTGGGTATTACCTCGGCAATACCTCCAGGCACGAAGTTGCTTAGCCTCACTTTTGAGGGCGATAGGGCGGTTGTTGACTTTTCCAAACGATTAATGTCGCAGGGAGCTGGTGAGGCACGACTTGCGGCAATTTTTGACCAGGTCAAGTGGACCTTGCGTTGCTACGGCATAGATGGCGACGTCTCAATCCTCGCTGAGGGTGTGCCTTTTGCAGAGTACGCAGAGCCTGCGCCAGTGATTGAACCGAGAAGCGATGTTAAGCTTAATACTCTCTCGGGGCGCAGTGTCACGTTGTCTCCAGGTCATGGATTAGTGTGGACTGGGTCAAGTTGGGGATTCCAGCGCAGTCCAACTTGTGGCGGCCAGCTTTCGCGTGAGGATGACCACAATGTTGAAATCTGCCAGTATATCAAAACCTACCTTGAGCAAGATGGTATGACTGTCAAAGTGCCAAGGTGCTTGGACAAAAACTATGGGACATGTCCATTGGTGAGCTACCCTTGGTGGCAAATGGCCTCCGTATATTGGCTTTGGCATAAAGGGTATCCCTGTACTGTTTGGGGAAGCACCACCGATTGTACGCCAGGTTCAGGCGCTGACGAATGGAATGACGACATCCGTGCTCGCCCGTTAGCGTCGGACTACGACAACACGGACATATACATTTCAATCCATACCAATGCCTACCAGGGCGATTGTTACGGCACTTCTTGCCCTACCGGTTCCGATATGTATTATGATTGTAGCTCGGAACATGCGGCCTGGTGTACGGTGAGCCAGAACCTAGCGAATGCGATAAACAATGCGCTTATTGACGCCATTCGGAACAAAATGCCGGATAGCGATTGGAACAATCGTGGCGTGCATGATTCAAATGGCGCATATGGCGAAATTCGAATTCCCGACAGAGCCGCTTGTCTGCTGGAACTCGGATTCCACGACACCTGCGATCATGACGTTCAGCATCTAAAGGATAACTTCTTCCGTTCGGTAGCGGCATGGGGAATCTACAAGGGTGTTTGCGATTATTTTGGCCAGACACCTACATGGGATTTCTATTCGAATGAGTTAGTAAGCCACAACATTCCGTCGTCTCTACTTCCGGGCGAGCGTGCCAATGTGCAAATCGTGTTCCGAAATAGAGGAGTGCTATGGAACCAGGCGAGGGGTTTCAAGCTTGGAGCTGTAGGAGATTCTGATCCTTTCACCACCACCATTCGCTATGATGTTACAAGC is part of the Armatimonadota bacterium genome and harbors:
- the cysK gene encoding cysteine synthase A: MKTDNILDLIGNTPLIQLKGENVYAKAEFLNPGGSIKDRVALAMIEGAERDGKLKPDSIIMEPTSGNTGIGIALVGRLKGYQVRIVMPEGMSEERKKLIKALGAELILTPDNEGIAGAVRRVEQLAAEDPRIYVPQQFENPDNPRVHYEETARELWRQMSGDIACFVAGVGSGGTLQGVGKFLREHKPDVRIVAVEPKNVSALLGHEPGLHQIQGIGDGFIPGVLDVSLIDEVVEVSDDDAIETTRELSRDFGLLVGISSGANVWAARKLAKKIKGNIATVLPDRAERYFSTALL
- a CDS encoding YbaK/EbsC family protein — translated: MILEKIIEKLRAEGVHFRIHEHEPVLTMQDVLDKLPFSKDRLLKTLVFKVKGSGWIFAIVRAKDMVDYRALSQILGIPRSDIRFPTIDDIKTQLGLQVGGICPVPVRDDILVVFDRHILDIDIVYCGAGRNDRTLEIKANDIVRVCNARIGCISKHP
- a CDS encoding N-acetyltransferase — encoded protein: MEIRKAKIGDVPEMQRLINFFAEQGDLLPRSLNQLYENIRDFFVLEEDGQIMGTCALHVNWEDLAEVKSLTVDKEVQGRGFGKELVQACLNEARELGISRVFALTFRPEFFIKLGFHIIDKSELPHKVWNECINCVKFPNCGEVAVIYEFAES